The nucleotide window CACAAATACAACCATGAATATGAACCAAGATAATATGTTTGATCGAGTTAGGGATGAGCTGTACAGATCTTTAGGGATGACATCATATGATAGTTTGTTGAATGAATACGAATGAGTCGATGTTAATTCTCAAGGCAGTTTCAACAATGTTGTGCACTTAGATGATGATGACGAAGAACCTGTTGGAGAATATTATGGAGAAGATGACGATGATGAGGAGCAGTTTTTAGGAAATGAGTTAGAGTTATATGATGTTGATCAGGAAGTGGGGAATGATTTCACTAAAGAATATGTGGTTGTAGGTCCAATCTCCGGAATGTGATATAGAGATAAAGATTCTTTGCTTGCATTCTACAAAGAACATGCATGATTAAAAGTATTCCCCGTCGTCAAAAGAAATTCCAACAAGAAGGGTAGTGACACTGCCAAGTACATAACTTATTGTTGTGATAGTGCTAAGATTCACAAAACTAAGTTTACCACCAAGAGTAACAATTATAAAGCTAGGCTCATTTTtgttttggatgattttggttGTTAGCGCGTATCTAAGGTCGTTCACAAGCACAATCATGATTTTCTCCCTTCCATATCAGGCATGATGGTTGGACATAGGTCCGTTTGTGATTCTTTGAAGAGGGATCTTGTAGCTCACGATCGATCTGGTATTAGACCCTCCAAGAATATTAGACTTGCTGAGGTTCAACATAGTGGACCGCAAAATTTGGGTTGCACTCCAAAAGATTgtagaaatttaattttaaagagtAGGAATTTTGAAATGCAAGAAGGGGACGCATAGTCATTGCTCAACTTTTTTCGTGAAAAGCAGGTAAAGGATATGGAGTTTTTCAATTCAATAGACGTTGATAATATTGGTAGGCTGCGAAATGTGGTATGGTTGCATTCACACTGTAAGGCGGCATATAAGCAATTTCATGATGCGATATGCTTTGATACAACGTACCTTGTTAATCGATATAATATGACATGTGCTACATTTGTTGGCATCAATCACCATAGACATCCCATCTTACTGGGATGTGCTCTCATGTCTCATGAAGATATCAATAGTTACAAATTGATTTTTAGAACTTGGCTTGAGGCCATGGGAAATATTTATCCAGATGCTATCATAACTGACCAGTGTCCGAGCATTAAGCCAGTCATTGCTGAAGTGATGCCACATACAATACATATGTATTGTATTTgccatatattttcaaaattgcCTCTTTACTTAAGTGGTGTTCGTCCTTCTAAAATTGCACGTGGAGAATTCAAATCCATGGTCCTTGATAGCATTACTGTTGAAGTTTTTGAGAGAAAATGGACAGAATATATTGCAAAGTATAATTTGCATACAAGGAATTGGTTAAACAAGCTTTACTCTGAGAAGGAAAAATAGGTTCATGTGTACCTTGATGTGTATTTTTGGGCTGGTATGCTATCTACGCAAAGAAGTGAGGGGATGCATGCATTATTTGATGGATATATTACCCGTTAAAGCACTCTTAGGATGTTTTTTCACTAGTATGAGTTAGCTATAAGAGATAAGCATGAGAAAAAGTGAAAGCATAATACATGTCGAATGGCGTTCAAATTGTGTGTGAGCCATTGTTCAAGTGGGAGGAACAGGTAATTCAGTTTTATATACGTATAATGTATGAATTTTTACTTAGAGGGGGTGGCAGGATTGGTGGCAGTGGTAGTAGCAACCGTGGTGGTAGAGGTGGTGGTAGAAATGGTGGACGCAAGGGCAGGGGTAATGGGCAAGGCAGAGGTACAAACATTGAGCATGATGGTGTAACGACTAAATTTCGCTcctgaaaaataataatcaagacaaGAAATATAGCGACAAATATTATATTCAATTTCAAGTGATGGGGTTACAATCTCTAAAATATCTCTAAATCTAAAGAGATGTAGTCCTCTAATTCTTCTTCTCACGGATGATGGTTCAAGAGCTTGAAAGCTTGATTTTGAACTTGACGGATTTCAGATTTGTAGTACGTCACGAACAATTTGAAGCTCGTCACGAACCAGGATTTGATGTTAGGTTATCACGAACGGAAGATTTGAAGCCG belongs to Nicotiana tabacum cultivar K326 chromosome 6, ASM71507v2, whole genome shotgun sequence and includes:
- the LOC142182021 gene encoding protein FAR1-RELATED SEQUENCE 2-like; its protein translation is MNMNQDNMFDRVRDELYRSLGMTSYDNDDDEEPVGEYYGEDDDDEEQFLGNELELYDVDQEVGNDFTKEYVVVKDMEFFNSIDVDNIGRLRNVVWLHSHCKAAYKQFHDAICFDTTYLVNRYNMTCATFVGINHHRHPILLGCALMSHEDINSYKLIFRTWLEAMGNIYPDAIITDQCPSIKPVIAEVMPHTIHMYCICHIFSKLPLYLSGVRPSKIARGEFKSMVLDSITVEVFERKWTEYIAKYNLHTRNWLNKLYSEKEK